The following are from one region of the Bacteroidota bacterium genome:
- a CDS encoding D-alanyl-D-alanine carboxypeptidase family protein — MNAFMADSPTHATEPKKENAQFSSEGGVTMAPPAFQLKAGAVAQLASENDPDSTSYSEGKFEIADPAAVIRDKNASWAAIKYKKGDADLPKKKEGDKEVPDESFVGKDKTIPNGTKVDIDDVFIQKSTSTTGQDTLLYAHCVGFGWTAVSNIKGGLKNESVGVMAAVKPLSTDPSHYTVAVENAVILQSGNRYPTRADNSVIPINTEITVEETFSGYYLDNAPHSLAKVTFGSETVYTSTGNYSTKAHDKANPNKRKITVADANIRDAVPSYIPATGTLALGKHVVIGPQDAKTTGTYVEVFEATKSEGSDKYAKGASLGHTNLLNLTHGFHTDLKGKNGMWNQVIPDGRYDRAKGKDTEGTAKFTGNDDVIEIVDSKGNIEHVVKEIWPGLKGMLDAANAAGQDLQLNTGFRDWDYQIDMINAGYKANPVGYSTHQRGIAVDLNNKGDTAVGGINWWMERNAYKYGFVRTYQGFKEGHHWEYRPSQVTAPVEIEKSGKKYTKYTFATFTSESQDVWDRSYVLDPVK; from the coding sequence ATGAATGCATTTATGGCTGATTCCCCTACGCACGCGACAGAACCCAAAAAAGAGAACGCGCAGTTTTCCAGCGAAGGCGGTGTAACGATGGCGCCTCCTGCGTTTCAGTTGAAGGCTGGCGCAGTTGCACAACTCGCAAGCGAGAACGATCCTGACAGCACGTCTTACAGCGAGGGAAAGTTCGAAATTGCCGATCCTGCAGCGGTCATCCGCGACAAGAACGCCTCTTGGGCCGCGATCAAATACAAAAAGGGCGATGCCGACCTTCCCAAGAAGAAGGAGGGCGACAAGGAAGTCCCTGATGAATCATTTGTCGGGAAGGACAAAACGATTCCAAACGGCACGAAGGTCGATATCGATGACGTATTTATCCAGAAATCAACCTCTACGACCGGTCAGGATACTTTGCTTTATGCCCATTGCGTCGGTTTTGGCTGGACGGCTGTGAGCAACATCAAAGGCGGGCTCAAAAATGAATCGGTCGGGGTAATGGCAGCCGTGAAGCCACTTTCCACCGATCCCTCGCATTATACGGTGGCGGTCGAAAATGCTGTGATTCTCCAATCCGGCAATCGCTATCCTACCCGCGCAGACAACAGCGTGATTCCGATCAATACCGAAATCACGGTAGAGGAAACTTTTTCGGGGTATTACTTGGACAATGCGCCGCACAGCCTCGCAAAGGTGACATTCGGGAGCGAAACTGTCTATACCTCCACGGGAAACTACAGCACCAAGGCCCACGACAAGGCGAATCCCAACAAGAGAAAGATCACTGTTGCCGACGCGAACATTCGCGATGCCGTGCCTTCCTACATTCCGGCAACGGGTACGCTCGCCTTGGGCAAGCACGTGGTCATTGGCCCGCAGGATGCAAAAACGACGGGAACCTACGTGGAGGTCTTCGAGGCAACAAAATCGGAGGGATCAGACAAGTACGCAAAGGGCGCATCGCTCGGGCATACCAATCTGCTGAACCTGACCCATGGCTTCCATACAGACCTGAAGGGAAAAAATGGCATGTGGAACCAAGTCATCCCCGACGGGCGCTACGACCGCGCGAAGGGCAAGGACACCGAGGGGACAGCCAAGTTTACGGGGAATGACGACGTGATCGAGATCGTGGACTCCAAAGGCAATATCGAACATGTAGTCAAAGAGATCTGGCCGGGCCTCAAAGGAATGTTGGATGCTGCGAATGCGGCAGGGCAGGACCTGCAACTGAATACCGGTTTCAGGGATTGGGATTATCAGATCGATATGATCAATGCCGGATACAAAGCAAACCCAGTGGGGTACAGCACCCACCAACGGGGGATCGCAGTAGACCTGAACAACAAAGGTGACACCGCCGTAGGCGGAATCAACTGGTGGATGGAGCGCAATGCCTACAAGTATGGGTTTGTGCGGACCTACCAAGGATTCAAAGAGGGGCATCACTGGGAGTACCGTCCTTCGCAGGTCACTGCACCGGTGGAGATAGAAAAGTCCGGTAAAAAGTACACCAAATATACCTTTGCCACATTTACCTCTGAGTCCCAAGACGTCTGGGACAGAAGTTATGTGCTTGATCCTGTCAAATAA